The sequence ATTTTAATGCAACAACTTTTTCCAATTGCTATACGTGGATCTTTGCTGGATGAAGTAAGCAAGCATTTGATTAAGTTATCTTGTTTCTTTAGGGAAATTTGTTCCAAAGTATTGAGTTTGGAAGATCTTGAGAGTCTTCAGAAGAGAATTGCAGTGACGTTGTGCGAATTGGAAAGGATATTCCctcatttttttacaattatggTACATCTACTCATTCATTTGACTGGCGAAGCCAAGATTGCTGGCCCAGTTCATTATCGTTGGATGTATCCCGTATAGTGGTAAGACATATATAGTAAGTTTGTGCATTTGCTTTCATTCAAATTCAATGTTCCATTGTTGATCTTCTTTATTCACATAGGTACTTGTCACGATTGAAGTCCTATGTTCGAAATAAGGCTTGTCCAGAAGGTTGTATTGCAGAAGGGTACTTAGCAGAGGAGTGCTTAATTTTATGTtcatgatattttaaaaatgtcgAAATTGTCTTCACCAGCCCATAAGGAATATTGAAGAATCTACAGGTGCGATGTTGAGCATCACCCTAGATTCAAAATCATGGACCCAAGCCCATCGTTATGTGCTATTTAGTTGTGATGAAATTACCCCATTTCACACGTAAGTAATTAAGACATCATTCGGTACTGCTTAATGTCATAACATAACTCAAGTTTATGATACTAACACACATTTTCCTACACAGTGTGCATAGAGATCATTTAAAGGAACTTCACCCAAATGTAGCTAATGATGGTAGTCTTGTTAACGCCGAAGCAACAAGCAACATTGTAAGTAATATCATGATTTGCTAAGTGTAATATTAAATCTATTAACATTGTTAATTTCtaatgtgttattgtgttcaaattttgaatattagaaaaaaatcaaCGAACTGTTGAGTGAGTCCTCAAATCGTGTGCAATCATCCGACCTTACTAGTAGTATTTTATGGGCACCAGATGATGTATATGctcaagtgtttggtaatgaGCACAATGGTCGTGTTCAGGGTGTGGGATTTGGCCCAACTCCAAGTATGCATCCTGCCAAGAGCACTACTGCAATTGCTCAAGTAAGAAGCCAAGAAAGGGATGCTGAAGTGACTCAGTTGAAGAATCAAGTGGCTTCTTTGATGGAGAAAGTGAATGGTTATGAAAACTTGGAGGAGCAAGTGACCCAATTGATGCAACTAGTGCAAAATCAGCAAAATCATTCTTTAGAAGCTAGTCGGGTATTAAATTTTACTGTTTTAAGAATGTATttggtgtttaaattttttaagtatagcAACTATTATTTTGTTACTCGAAATGATTTCTTTATGAACTTATTAGATACTTTAATTTGTATTCAGGGTGGTTTCAGTTTAGATCATCAATCTTCAACTCCTTATGGGTCACAGGCTTTATCCCATCAAGAAACTAGCGCATAGCGGTACATGCAGTGTTTTAAGGACTCCATGGGCTATTACATAGTTGAACAACCACAATTATTTTGGAACTACTGTactttgtttataatattgcCATAGTTTGGgtggttgttttttttagtatagGTAGACAAGTGCTAGTCGGGTATTAATTTTACATACATCATATTAAGTAGTAGTAATTTTGCTtctaaaacaagataatcaatttttgcCTTAGGCCCCAAAGGACCAAAATGCATCAAGCCGCCCCTGTTCACTCGTATAGAAAGCTTGGACTAAATTCTTGCAATTATTTACAATGCTGCTAATAAATAATAGGTTCAAGTGGGAACCATTATTGCCAACACAATCTCCATAGCATCGAGTTCTACAACTAGATAATGGATTTCCAGCTTCCTTGCTAAAATGAGACCATCTTGTAAGGCCCAAGTTTCAGCCAGCAAGCTAAAAGCTTGTCCTCATCCCTAAGGCACCATCAGTATTGAGCTTGAACCTTACACGCATTATAATTAGTAATTGCGAATGTGTTAGATTAATCAAATATTACATCCTTTACAACATATTGTGAATCCgtttgagaacaacttatttagctaaaattgaaaactttttgttgaaagtactataaataaaggtagAAACTAACTGAAATAATACAGTAGGATcaatgaatagtaccaaaaagtacaatagaacttataaataatagcaaaaataaactaaatagtaaaataaattgacttTAAACTCTAATCCAAAAGCATCCATTTTAGGCTAAATTGAACGTCTTTGTTCAGGGCTAGCCCTTGGGCAAGGCCACTTAGGCCATTGCCTATGGGCCTCTGCTGAAAATATATAGGCCCCGAATTTTAACTggataattagttttttaaaaaataggtgAACTCACTCCCTTCAAgaagaattttaattattttaataattttgggATAATAGAATTCCAACTCATTtgaaatcctaaattttttaataaaaataatttttgtaggcctaccaaataattattaattattaatattctATAACAACGTGAGagttcaaaaacaaaattctatctctctcttttttttaaaaaaaaaattatatatgaatcACGATATTTAATTCTCTATATCCATTTAATCTTGATTTGTTTTAGTAttaattcatcaaattatgTATTGAATTCATCTTTATTTTGGCAAATTGAGATTGTTAGTTGATTATGTTATAAAATGAATTTGAATTAGTGCCtttgataaattatattatattaattgctttataatttattttattttttcacattataattttatgttgtaaatagcatttcttttataattctagatatgaaaaacttaagaAAATGATAGAagaatagaaattttaattgaatctcACATAGCTCTCTTAATCTATTAGTAggaatatatgtgtgtgtgtgtgtgtgtgtgtgtgtgtgaaatttcataaattaacaaaaattcattaaaacatAGTTAGAATATAATGAAGTGAAACCCAACGGGaagataataatgaaaataaccATAATGAAATTTACTTGTAATATAAAAATtcctaataaatataaaaagactaaattctttttcaaatgcatgtattaatgattttttttttgctgaatgcaTGTATTCATGAATTTTATTGACAATActgttacaatttttattttttattttgtacaaagaagtttttcaaaatgaaaattgataaaattctaattaaaattgatatatatCATAAGAAAATAAGTGAATTAGTCATATCATCAATTGAAAAGTATATATTAGAAAAACTTGCATTTAAAAACgtaattaataattttccataTCAAAAAGCAAGAAGATCGAACGAATTTTGAAAGAAATGtctcatattaaaaaaatatttaaatagaaaatgCCCCATTTAACATTGCTGCCTTAGGCCTTAAATTGTCTTGGGCTAGCATGTGtttgttattacttttttaagaaaagataaattataaatatcaCCCTCTTACTTTGCCTAAAATTCAATACACTCCTCTAACTTTACCTATGGTGGAGACTTTACTACCTTTTGATAAAGCTAAGCTATCTTGTAATAGAATGATTTGTGTTTAATCTAATTTATGGCAtcatttcacccaaaaaaaaaaattcaatttaatccTCCCATTAATCTCTGTCAAAATTTAGTCATTAAAAACCCCCAAAACGACATAATTTTGCATTGAACAAAGTTGAAAATTAACAGCACAATTCTAATAGAGActaaaaaaaaggctaaattgaacaaaattaaaagttagagaACTAAATCAAACGAAAGTGGAGTTGGAAGATTAAATTGGAATTTCAAGCAAATTTAGAAAGttcaatttgtaatttatcccaaaaaaaaaaaaaaatcctaacaagaaacttgaaaggttttttttattggaagcGTTGGGGTTAGGTCTTATGCTTTTACGAGCTTTAAAAGAGGGAAAAGCAGAACTCCAACAAATCCAACCAACTCGTTTGCTACCTTGCCTACAAGGCTAGCTAATAGATGTTAAAAAACCATAATTGAGATAGGTGCCAAACGAAAAATAGACCTAGACAGAAGAAAAAGTAGTATAAATTATTGAgggaaaataataatgaagaggaaaagaaagagtTCTCAACTTTTACGCTCTGTAAAATCCATATGTGTTATTGCCACATACTACTTTAACTAAAATGGATAGAGTCATAGAGAGGTCATATACGAAAACCAAAATGTATAGACTATAGACCACaataagagcattcttatcagaATTGGTTGAGAGGGATTGAGGCATAGAGCCCCGTGATCCCACTTCCAAAGTGTGCCAAGGCAAGCCACACTGGCACTGCTGAACAATTCACATACAATTGAATGCACATTGATGATGAGATTAGTTTCTGTATTGAAGCACCTGTTTGGAAAGCCACCagtgctcttttcttttctttttctttttttttctttttttttttgggattcaagtataaacaaatattcaaaaaaaagagaaaaacaaattagaGAAAGCTGTTGAAGGTGTGCTTACAAAACTTGATGAAGTTTTATATAACAATGTTGTGCTTGTCATTGCGACTTGTAGTGGCGGAGATAGGGTTTCATTTAAGGGCCAAGATTAAAAGACAagaatgaaaggaaaataaactaaaattttttaaatctatactaacaataaaataaataaacaacaattaattaaattatttatttcacattattagaataaataaaaataatcaatctataataaataacaattaaagTTAATCTATATACAcaattcatccaaaaaataatttatatacatAAAGTTTGAACATAAGTTGCCCAACCAATCAACCCTAATGTCGTGTTGCAAATAGCTGCTAAAGTTTAAACATCTGGCAAAGTTTGGGTCCAATGTCTATTTGCCCTAGACCTGTTATGATAGTGACATGTCTCTACTTTTGTTAACATGAAATCATCCCAATAGGTCTGgtcatggttgtcaaaatcgcgatccggatcgtaaaatcgcacgattttacgatcctacctcaccaaaaagtttaaaatcgtAGTAGGATCGCAAAAATATTAAGATCGTAGGTAGGATCGtataggatcgtaggatcgtatgggatcctaccgatcctaccatttggcttgaatttttttatttatttatttttttttatttttataagtggGATTCATTTGTGTAAACCTAAACCCACAAGTCCAACAGGTTTTAGAAGCTtaataatgaattgaagtcccaaatttacccctatgtcaacataaaatttttaaaaaatctatggTATAAATTTaacgttttcaaaaacaaaacctaaactatttagaaacACAAAGCTCCAGCATGCACTTCTATCCCGCGCCTCCTCAACCCTCTGTCAAAAACCCAACACCTCTCAGCCCTGTTAATGGTGAGCCATCACTGCCTTGAAGCTTTCTTAACTTAAgtttaacgtttttttttatataaaaaaaaaacccagtcaaaaacccagcacctcAATCCCACGCCTCCTCCCTCTTCTGTCAAAAACCCAGAACCTCTCAGCCCTCTCAATAATGTTGTCCTGAGCCATCGCTGCCTTTAAGCTTTCtggtaatttgttttggtagttagtacttagtagtttatcatttatttgtactttgatagtttgattccatattgttgtgttgtgtatatgattttgacaaaacttttaaggtttttatttttctattttgttaactaaattaagtaaaatttgaaaaattatgaaacatgaTCTTCAGTATTTGAATCTTTGAGAAATATTAGTAAACACAATTAGTAGTTTAGAATTGCACACAACCTATTTGATGAATTCTTTGTGTGATTTTTTGAGGATGCTCTGTATCttggtgtctttttttttttttttttgcagctcTAGTACAAATATACAATGTCTACTTTGgctagaaagaaaattaagtgaATTTTCCATTtgtgtagataatattttggtacttagttctaattaaacatgtactgaactttttagataccttatgtcaaaagttaaatatattttgcatcattagaatgacataagaacAATGCAGTgcatgcaaattacattttatgatgcaattttttttttaatggatggattcatattttaagtgattatataatatacaaagtcactatcaataggttttttacttaaaatttgaaaataggtaggatcttacgatccacGATTCGATCTTACGATCCACGATTCGATCCTACGATCTTCGATCCTACCTACCTTCCACGATCTTACGTaagatcccgattttgacaaccttgggtCTGGTGCATTGGATGCACTAGAACAAACCAAGTCATTGAacattatatatgatttttaaaaattaatagaaaagataaatcaatgtaaaaaatattgCAAGTATAGTAAAATGTAacatttctttctctattcttctaagcatttaaaattttgagtttatagcaaaaactgaaaatttgaaactataaaaaatattaaaagagaagaaggggtaaaaaaaaaaagatgtacaagtttttttttgagaagcatgtACAAGTTTTTAAGGTTTTTGTGTTATAAAAGGTATAAGTTAATTGAATAATCTTGAACTTTTAATATTTACCTTGGTTCACCTTGTTTAGAATCCTAACTACAAGCcaatagaatagaaaaaaatattaggaaTTTTGATCAAGTGAGTCGAGTTAAATATTAAAAGTTGAAGATTAAAAGAAACTAATATTAGTTTCATACATACATAATTCGTACCGAATATGCTTCTCAATCTCAATTCGTAGGActttctccacacaaaaaaactcAATTCGTAGGATATTTTAAGGCCTACTTGAGGGATCGCCAATCCCCATGTGCATGAATCAATTCTACACCAACCATTAAAATGATATAAACCAAATAGATGATATTTTCGGTTGTTgaacaaaaattaatatcttatttataagtgtcaattttttttcccagaagaatttaagtatcaaataatgacttatattttttgtgaaaaaaatactttaattcataatttattCCATGATAGTAATATTAGTTCAAACATCGTACCAATATAGAACtcaccccaaaaaaatttggtcGAAATTCCGCACAATGACATTTAtagtaaaatatgaaaaatgttagtgtcaccaaaaaaatatcataatttttggtACAATTTAGCCCGTGGTGAATTGAGTGAATTGAGAgcagtaaagaaaaaaaaaatagtaggttTATAAAAGtctatatttctttcttttatttacaatttgCTATATGAATAACGAATTTCAGCGAaaattgtaattctttttttttaggtggtGGGCACCAgcaatatcttcttcttttttgttaaagGCACCAGCAATGTCAGTTGGCCATAAAATCCGCTAAGTATCATACAATAATGATAAAGATGATTATTGCTGGTGAATAAAGAAGAGACATGCAGGCATGGTCGGGACTcggaattggaattggaattggaattggaatttaTATATTACAGAACGAGGAATGCAGCTGGCATGCATATTGAACCAGTCACTCCATAAAGACACGTGTCAATACTAACGCCCTAGAAGACTATGCAGTAACATGGATTTATCATCAGTCATCATATTCATGGGGGTGAGGCTGGCTGAGTCAAAATATAACGTAAATCTCATTTTCATGACATGCTACCAAACTCTAGTATGGGATACATATAGACTCCTGCGGctactattaattattatgttaaTCATATGGTTGACAAAGCAGTCCTCATCATTAAGGACAAAGATACCATAGAAATGGACATTTGAAAAATGACTgggcttcttttcttttctttttttcattttctattttgaaattatttttcctttaatgaAGTGCTTGTCTATTACAATTTATtggttaattcattttttttccagttaTTTATTGAGGtataacctttaaaaaaattatgggagAAGGTCTGTAACTTATTAGTATATATCTAGGAATACACCAATTTATATTTCTTGGGTTATGGAGGATAATAGGATATGTTCCTATATACATCTTTTGGTTCAAAATGAGACTTGTGATGCCATTGTGCCAATGAATGACGAAGTAAAAGCAGAACAGCATGCAAAGTTAAGCACACCCTCATAACATCAATCCCCTAATTCTAAATTCTGAATCAACAGTAGGAATTGGATTCAACAGTAATTTCTGAATCCcttaagagaatttttttttaatgatagtGGGAATTAGAATTTTAAGAGCATTAGTAGGAATTGGATTCCACACATGAAATTTCATAACCAGGCAAATTTTGAGCCAAAGCATTGTCACAGAAACTTGATTGAACAATTGTTTTCATGAGATCAACTCAATGAGATGacatcaaaaaaattagcattgAAATTATGTGAATGAAGGACAACTTTTGAGGATATGTATAATTccatataaaattaattaaaattcactGAAATCTAGTCGCAATTTGTACACCGGATAAGTGAAATTGGACCCTCCAATCATAAACTTAGTCCTTTTCTTTATGCTTGATGCACTAACAAACATCACACGGATGAACTCTATCTAACTCAGGCACAAAGGGGAAGATTAAAGACACCTCCTTGAGTTTTTCTGTCTATCTGCATATCAAGGACTTCTAAAATACCATAACATCAAAACCGCTCAAGCTGTAGGGAGGAggggggagaaaaaaagaatctcCATCATGGAAAAAGAGGACAAACCTCAcccaaaaaaaggaacaaataagGCGCAAAGGGCAGAAGGAATAAACACGATAAATCACATGGGGCCATTAAGAATAATCCAACTTCACTCCCAAGCTTCAACGTCCATCTGATGATGCAAATGATTCTGCAAAACCAGATGGCCGATTTGGAATGCTGGTTTGGGTATTGTCTCCACTAGCAAGATATGATGACGAAGTGGATTCATTTATATTGCTCATTCCCTCAAATTCCTGCCACTTCTTGAGTGCTTGCGGTAAGGGCATATCAAGGTCAATACCATAATTGTCCTCATTATCGGGTTCAGTCGGTTTCCAGAGCTCAACAAGAGAAGAAAGCACATTCACTACATAAGCCATGTCGGGCCTCTGGTAGGGTTCTCTCCCAGTGCAGTGGCCAGCCAACTCTGCAACAGTATTAATAGTGGCAAGGCTTTCCTCGTCAAGATCAATTGTTGGGTCAATGGCCTTCTGAAATGCATCCTTGTTAAGGTACATTCTACGGAACCATGTGACAAGGTGCAAGCTTTCTTCAGGCTGGGAATCATCGAGTGCCTTTCTACCTGTGATTAGCTCCATCAAAATCACTCCAAAGCTATACAAATCAACCTTGGTAGTCACCCGTCCGGTCACTGCTCAGTCATCCATGAAAGTATAATGTCAGTACCACAAGGATTGATAATTGATCAGAAACCACAATCATTACAACAATTTATGCATTACTATGGTGAGGTATGCAGAAAAAGGCGATATAAACAAATAGGTATTATATATGAATAACAAATGTCTGCTTTAGGATTCATTTATCCCATGAGATGAATTTGCAGGGACAAAAGCCATTCCATTTTGTTTCCATAGCATTTCATTAAAGAAATGTTCAAGTACTGTCTAAAATATAtcggagaagaaaataaatttttatgtcCTTACTCCTTAACAATGGAGACCTTGACAGCAACAAGATAAACAGAACACACAAAACAATGGAATTTACATACAAAGCGCCACCATCACACAATATTAACAGCGACATACATGGTGAACTGTCAAAACCCCTGGCCCCCAAAATAAAAGGatgacattatattttgcaaacTGACTATTTATCATGCACCAAATTCTTATCTCAAAACTGCAGCATACAAAAATAACCAAATTCATGCAAACAACAGAATGGATACACATTAAACACAGGTACAAATAAAATGTAGTATAAATGAATTTAATGTCCTCTCATGAAACCAACACTAAACTTATACGCTGAAATCAATGTATCTAGCAAGGAATGAGAGCAACGTAGTACTAGTACAGGAGGCACTGCAGAAATATGAGTTTAGCTCTCATGTTTTGAGGGCGTAATGAAGACCTAACTAATCAAATAGAATATGATTTTGAGTTCAAAGATGGTGTCTTCACAAGTCACATTGCACATTATTTTCCCCACATcaatttaattatgttatttCATTCGGATTCTTAAAGATGTTTTCAGGCAGTAACATGTAAACAATTGTCTTCTTAGGAAGTGGCTCTATATTGTGAATGGTGGAATAGACAAGGGGCTGCTATTTTGCAGTCATGTAAAATGCTGTAAGCCTATGTGCCCACTCAACTTTCCACTTAGTGGTTTCTTCTGAAGGTTCAATGTTTGACTGTTGCTTAAATTCAAAAATCTAATCTTGGTTAGTCTTGGTTATTTCAAGGACAATCAGCTATAGATTTTTCTGAGCatagaaaagtttaaaaaaaatttaatacctCTAATATTTAAGTCAAAGAAAATTTAAGAAGGTACCTGCGTATTCTGGTGCAAGATACCCAAAAGTTCCAGCTAGTTTAGTTTCAACAGAGAATTTTCCTTCTGGAGCAAGTCGAACCAGTCCAAAGTCTGACACTTTAGCCCGCATATCATCTCCAAGAAGAATGTTTGATGGTTTCAGATCCCTATGGATAAAGCTTTGATGGGCTAAACTATGCAGATATTCAACTCCCCTGGCAACATCCAAGGCAATGGTCAGCCTTCGTGTCCACTCAAGTGGTTTCAACCCCAAGTCTTTCCAGTGAAACAGATGCTGATTAAGACTCCCCTGGGGCATGTATTCATAAACAAGAAGCCTCTCATTTCCATCCAAGCAATACCCAAGAAGTGCAACTAAATGCCGGTGTCGAACCTTTGTAAGAACTGCAATCTCAGACATGAATTCAGTCTGACCCTTTTCACCCACTGGCCCTGATTCCATTCTCTTCACCGCAATCTTTGTCCCATCATGCAATTCCCCCTTGTAAACGGTTCCAAAACCCCCTCTTCCCAATATATTTTCCTCACTGAAATTGTTGGTGACACTCTTCAAAACTTGAATGGAAATTACCATATTCCCAGCCTCCACAACATGAACGTCATTGTGACCATTACTTCTGGGACTGAAAGCATCATATGCACCACCATTTGCACCATTTGGTGCAACAGTAATCTTCACAGCATCCTGGTCCCCAGAGTATTGAGGATGTATTACCACTGCTTGAGGACTTTGTACTTTACTAGAAcgctttttctttttacttaacCAACAGTAAACCGCAGCCCCAGCAAATAGCAGTACCACAGCACCACCAACCGAAGCCCCCACAATAACTCCAACTTTAGATTTTGTCTTACCACTCTCAgaaccaccatcaccaccactgGATGGCGAGCCAGGAGGCGCCGGTGAAGGGGAACTACTTGTAGCCTTTCCGATATCAGGATTCCCATCCGTGTTCACCTTCACACCATTTCTAAAAGCCGGTACAGCCCCATACAATCGATTATTCGAAACGTCAAGTTCCACAAGATTAGGCAATTTTGTAAGCTCACTCGGTATAGTACCCGTCAGAGAATTACCCGATAAGATCAATTTTTGAAGCGACGGAAGCAGTGTAAAATTGGGAGAAATCGTGCCCGAAAGACCCATCTTCTGAAAATTAAGAACCGAAATGTTGCCACTTCCCACACATACAACCCCCTGCCAAGTCTTACAAGGATCATTTCCTTCCCAACTACTCGCAAACACTTTCGGATACCCAAAAGCTTTCACAACCGATAACAGAGCATTAACACGGGAATCACAAGCTTCACCGGGCACATCCGAGCAAAAACTATTAATCCCGCTCATATCTACATCCACACTACTAGGAAACTTAGGGGTCGGCCCTTGAAGCAAATTATTAGTCAAATTCACAGTTTTAAGGCTAGGGAGATTCACAAAAGAATCCGGAACAACTCCGGTCAATGAATTGTCCCTAAAACTAGCATCACTCAAGGTAGTTACTTTCGAAAAGTCCGGTATCGGACCCGTAAACTGATTCCCATGTAACCAAACACTAGTCAAGGAAGTCATGTTAGCTAAAACAGCAATAGACCCATTAAGCTTTGTGTCACCCTGTTGCCCATTTAGCCAAAGTTCCTGAATACTCGAGCCAGATAAACTTGCAGGCAATTCACCTTCTAGGTAATTGAAAGCCAAATGCAGAGTCGTCAAAGACACTAAAGAGCTTAAGTCTGGGATATTACCGGTGACGCTACAGTTGGTGGCCCTGAACGTTTGGAGTGAAGTGGCTTCCTTGATGCTTTCTGGGATGGCCCATCTTTCAAAAGGGTTGTCGTCGATGGTTATGGACTGCAACGAGGTCATGCCGGTGAAGAAATCTGAAGGGAAGCTACTGAATTGGTTGCTGTGAGCTATGATTTGAGTCAAAGAGCTTAACCCCGCGAGGCTTGGGAAATCGCCTGAGAACTGGTTCCCTTGCACCTCGAAATCGCTCAGAGCCGTAAGGTTCTGAAGCTCCTTCGGCAGTGTGCCTTGGAGATTCATGTCCTTGATTTGGATCTTCGTGACCCGGTTCGACC comes from Castanea sativa cultivar Marrone di Chiusa Pesio chromosome 3, ASM4071231v1 and encodes:
- the LOC142628738 gene encoding uncharacterized protein LOC142628738, coding for MLSITLDSKSWTQAHRYVLFSCDEITPFHTVHRDHLKELHPNVANDGSLVNAEATSNIKKINELLSESSNRVQSSDLTSSILWAPDDVYAQVFGNEHNGRVQGVGFGPTPSMHPAKSTTAIAQVRSQERDAEVTQLKNQVASLMEKVNGYENLEEQVTQLMQLVQNQQNHSLEASRVLNFTVLRMYLGGFSLDHQSSTPYGSQALSHQETSA
- the LOC142628065 gene encoding receptor protein kinase TMK1-like, encoding MAKTQKGGGYVVLRIFFLFVVSVLCGNVVVVYSDDAAVMKSFKGSIKDTGSLGWAATNPCDWDNVQCDGSNRVTKIQIKDMNLQGTLPKELQNLTALSDFEVQGNQFSGDFPSLAGLSSLTQIIAHSNQFSSFPSDFFTGMTSLQSITIDDNPFERWAIPESIKEATSLQTFRATNCSVTGNIPDLSSLVSLTTLHLAFNYLEGELPASLSGSSIQELWLNGQQGDTKLNGSIAVLANMTSLTSVWLHGNQFTGPIPDFSKVTTLSDASFRDNSLTGVVPDSFVNLPSLKTVNLTNNLLQGPTPKFPSSVDVDMSGINSFCSDVPGEACDSRVNALLSVVKAFGYPKVFASSWEGNDPCKTWQGVVCVGSGNISVLNFQKMGLSGTISPNFTLLPSLQKLILSGNSLTGTIPSELTKLPNLVELDVSNNRLYGAVPAFRNGVKVNTDGNPDIGKATSSSPSPAPPGSPSSGGDGGSESGKTKSKVGVIVGASVGGAVVLLFAGAAVYCWLSKKKKRSSKVQSPQAVVIHPQYSGDQDAVKITVAPNGANGGAYDAFSPRSNGHNDVHVVEAGNMVISIQVLKSVTNNFSEENILGRGGFGTVYKGELHDGTKIAVKRMESGPVGEKGQTEFMSEIAVLTKVRHRHLVALLGYCLDGNERLLVYEYMPQGSLNQHLFHWKDLGLKPLEWTRRLTIALDVARGVEYLHSLAHQSFIHRDLKPSNILLGDDMRAKVSDFGLVRLAPEGKFSVETKLAGTFGYLAPEYAVTGRVTTKVDLYSFGVILMELITGRKALDDSQPEESLHLVTWFRRMYLNKDAFQKAIDPTIDLDEESLATINTVAELAGHCTGREPYQRPDMAYVVNVLSSLVELWKPTEPDNEDNYGIDLDMPLPQALKKWQEFEGMSNINESTSSSYLASGDNTQTSIPNRPSGFAESFASSDGR